TCGATCAGCAGGCGCAGGTAGTCGTGATTGGCGCGGATGCGCGCTTCGGCGCCGCGCAGTTCCTGGGCCATGCGCGCGTGTTCCAGCGCTTCGCGCCAGCGCCCGGCGGCTGCCGCAAGCAATTGCGCCTCACGCGGCTGCCATGGCCGCGCCTGCCACTGCCCGTGCAGGAACGCCGACGGTGTCGCATCGGGAGGGGCGGCCAGATCCACGCCGAGGTAGCCGGCAAGGCGGGCCGCGACGGTACGCGTGATGGCGTCGGGATCGGTCAGCGGGCGGATCGCGTCGTCCAGTCCGGCCAGGAAACGGTAGCGATCCAGTTCGTCCAATAATGCGGTGGCGTCTTCCCTGTCGGAAAGCGGGTTATCTGAGATCGTGTTGCTGCATGTGTTTACTCATGACGCATGCTAATGCAGATCGATGACAGGGAAGTGCCCGATTGAACCTTGCTATAGATTAAGCCTCGACGATCTCGAACGAGTGCGTGATCTCGGCCATCTTGGCCAGCATGATCGAGGCCGAGCAGTATTTCTCGTGCGACAGATTGACGGCGCGCTCGACCGCGGCCGGCTTCAGGTTGCGCCCGGTGACCGTGAAGTGGAAGTGAATCTTGGTGAACACCTTCGGATCGGTGTCGGCGCGCTCGGATTTGAGGGTGACGTCGCAGCCGCGTACGTCTTCGCGTCCGCGTTTCAGGATCAGGACCACGTCGTAGGCGGTGCAGCCGCCGGTGCCCAGCAACACCATCTCCATCGGGCGCGGCGCCAGGTTGTGGCCGCCGCCTTCGGGCGCGCCGTCCATGCTGACCATGTGGCCGGAGCCGGTTTCGGCCCGGAAGCTCATGCCGGACGGCCCGTTCCAGCTGACTTTGACTTCCATTCTGTTCTCCGAATCTGTTTCAAAAGACTGCCATCATACCGCCAGCACGTAGCGTTCGCTCTTCATGCGCCAGCTGGCAAAGGCGACCGCGATCAGCGCGCCCAGCAGCGAGCAGCCGAAGGTCAGCAGGAACGGCAGCGGCCCGAGGTCGCCGCCCTTGGCGGTTTCGCGCAGCAGGGTCTGGT
This genomic stretch from Massilia sp. 9096 harbors:
- a CDS encoding OsmC family protein; the encoded protein is MEVKVSWNGPSGMSFRAETGSGHMVSMDGAPEGGGHNLAPRPMEMVLLGTGGCTAYDVVLILKRGREDVRGCDVTLKSERADTDPKVFTKIHFHFTVTGRNLKPAAVERAVNLSHEKYCSASIMLAKMAEITHSFEIVEA